In Plodia interpunctella isolate USDA-ARS_2022_Savannah chromosome 17, ilPloInte3.2, whole genome shotgun sequence, one genomic interval encodes:
- the TTLL5 gene encoding tubulin polyglutamylase TTLL5 isoform X4 produces MDPEEGCELQHKTPSDIPRVHNYSNLNRPHTSPHVSSENPNPSTSGLQTVAPNRDSMRKNEDECKDKENEGAISDWVSGGPIGSKAAVLVFRSCVLASRTPSMESTTKTIGNNTGTTILLNKAKNMAKRLVAEPHSFSVRPKTIMHDVMETFGTGNKFSTQAYVVRHVSNDEMAETEVVEEQGHEPAQHKRDIEDVLNDLSKITLKKHLNIENTTANIKPPEEPPPPPKDQKEEKKAKKSKSKNKKKNNSNNRPSSPMTLDSDDSEHLLVKEVDSVKYVYQVLDSSHMPARLLKVTYKLVNTETKLLHRLLQAHGLQEACPDSKDFNLLWSGLHPKPDVLRSLAPYQRVNHFPRSYELTRKDKLFKNIEKMQYFRGLKHFDFVPTTFLMPAEYKELCSTHYRTKGPWIVKPAASSRGRGIYIVNTPEQIPKGENVVVAKYIDKPLLIGGHKCDLRLYVCMTSIDPLLIYLYEEGLVRFATVKYDKTNKNLWNPCMHLCNYSINKYHTDYIKCDDPNAGNIGHKWTLSALLRHLRKQGRNTTALMAAIEDLVVKSILSSAQTITAAARVFVPNFFNCFELFGYDILIDEMLKPWLLEINLSPSLACESPLDARVKSALLADTLTLVGLPAVGTKLDVVNNSLKMRIGACRRVHSAENVCVTRKPTNGSGSSGPQAGAPPSVGANGAALTGEEMRLVRAVRAQYARRGGFVRIFPSQNSWQKYSQYLDPVCGVPVCSTSLNNNAPYNVVQHNYNLLVHTHVLPHFQNALVATSVTDTPQRLKRYEAVTVTSTAPAITLEQQPPPATQQHLDTRRAKDLVKHQLMDGLRLTMGEGRRAFGLFLTYVLKRISSPANELAVSHAALVLKFLKRACSTLRMPYNVKGPPVKMCDKDRCAVIAKQLNDFLYMYYRETDLYTDSEDKEGCVSNIHFAQFLYSASEADLEDVLLLLLRIENQITTFLGDTRNPFCVDLPPSKLAEPPTKHTLLKHLACLSPVNTRRYRPSVSDSLSKSEEEPSLESAESPAPRLPPFTNSDIVLKESLKEEKPLNMALKYARS; encoded by the exons TCCACATGTATCATCAGAAAACCCGAATCCGTCTACATCGGGCCTCCAGACAGTCGCGCCAAACAGAGACAGCATGAGAAAAAATGAAGACGAATGTAAGGATAAAGAAAATGAAGGCGCCATATCTGACTGGGTGTCGGGTGGGCCCATTGGCTCTAAAGCTGCTGTTCTGGTCTTCCGATCATGTGTCCTAGCCTCTAGGACTCCTTCAATGGAGTCTACGACgaaaactataggaaataataCGGGTACAACTATATTGTTGAACAAAGCCAAGAATATGGCGAAGCGGTTAGTGGCGGAGCCTCATTCTTTCAGCGTTAGACCAAAGACTATTATGCATGATGTGATGGAAACTTTCGGGACCGGCAACAAGTTTTCGACCCAAGCGTACGTGGTGAGACACGTTAGTAACGATGAAATGGCAGAGACAGAGGTTGTTGAAGAACAGGGACATGAGCCTGCGCAACATAAAAGGGACATAGAAGACGTACTCAATGATCTTAGCAAGATTACTTTGAAGAAACATCTGAATATTGAAAACACTACAGCGAATATCAAACCACCTGAGGAACCGCCACCCCCGCCTAAAG ACCAGAAAGAAGAGAAGAAAGCTAAAAAGAGTAAAAGCaagaataagaagaagaacaaCAGCAATAATAGACCGTCGTCGCCGATGACCCTTGACAGTGATGATTCAGAACATTTGCTGGTGAAGGAAGTCGACAGTGTCAAG TATGTTTACCAGGTGTTGGACAGTTCTCACATGCCCGCGCGCCTCCTCAAGGTCACATACAAACTGGTTAACACTGAAACGAAGTTGTTACACCGGCTGCTCCAAGCACACGGCCTCCAGGAGGCCTGCCCGGACTCCAAAGACTTCAACTTGCTGTGGTCGGGACTCCACCCCAAGCCGGACGTGTTGAGGTCACTGGCGCCCTACCAAAGGGTCAACCATTTTccaag ATCATACGAGTTAACTCGAAAGGACAAACTATTCAAGAACATAGAGAAAATGCAATATTTCCGCGGCCTAAAGCACTTTGACTTCGTTCCCACGACGTTCCTGATGCCAGCTGAATATAAAGAGCTATGCTCCACTCATTACCGCACAAAGGGCCCGTGGATTGTAAAGCCAGCTGCTTCGAGTCGAGGGCGCGGAATTTATATCGTCAACACG CCCGAACAAATACCCAAAGGCGAGAATGTGGTAGTGGCAAAGTACATAGATAAACCTTTACTCATTGGCGGCCACAAATGTGATCTTCGACTATACGTGTGCATGACATCTATAGACCCTCTCCTCATTTACCTGTACGAGGAGGGACTCGTGAGGTTTGCCACGGTGAAATACGACAAGACGAATAAGAACTTATGGAACCCGTGCATGCACCTGTGTAACTACAGCATCAACAAATACCACACAGATTATATCAA GTGTGACGACCCTAACGCGGGTAACATCGGTCACAAGTGGACACTGTCAGCGTTACTCCGTCACCTTCGCAAGCAAGGCCGCAACACTACCGCGCTGATGGCCGCCATTGAAGATCTCGTGGTGAAGTCCATTCTGTCCTCAGCTCAGACAATCACGGCCGCCGCTAGGGTATTCGTACCAAACTTCTTCAACTGCTTCG AATTATTCGgctatgatattttaatagacGAGATGTTGAAACCATGGTTGCTGGAAATCAATTTGTCACCAAG TCTGGCGTGCGAGAGTCCGCTGGACGCGCGCGTGAAGTCGGCGCTCCTGGCCGACACGCTGACGCTGGTGGGGCTGCCGGCGGTGGGCACCAAGCTGGACGTGGTCAACAACTCGCTCAAGATGAGGATCGGCGCG TGTCGTCGCGTCCACTCAGCGGAGAACGTCTGCGTGACACGGAAGCCTACCAACGGTTCAGGATCGTCCGGGCCACAGGCCGGGGCTCCGCCCTCGGTGGGGGCCAACGGGGCCGCACTGACCGGCGAGGAGATGCGGCTGGTGCGCGCCGTGAGGGCCCAGTACGCGAGGAGAGGGGGCTTCGTCAGGATCTTCCCCAGCCAGAACTCTTGGCAGAAATACTCCCAGTATCTGG ACCCCGTGTGCGGCGTGCCCGTGTGCTCCACGTCGCTGAACAACAACGCGCCCTACAACGTGGTGCAGCACAACTACAACCTGCTCGTGCACACGCACGTGCTGCCGCACTTCCAGAACGCGCTCGTCGCCACCAGCGTCACTGACACGCCGCAACG GTTAAAACGCTACGAAGCAGTGACAGTGACATCAACCGCGCCGGCCATCACGCTAGAACAGCAGCCGCCGCCGGCGACGCAGCAGCACCTGGACACGAGGCGCGCCAAGGATCTGGTCAAACACCAGCTGATGGACGGCTTGAGGCTCAC TATGGGCGAAGGGCGACGCGCATTCGGCCTCTTCCTCACATACGTGCTGAAGCGGATATCCTCTCCCGCGAACGAGTTGGCCGTGTCTCATGCGGCGCTAGTGCTCAAGTTCCTCAAACGCGCGTGCTCGACGCTCAGAATGCCTTACAATGTAAAG GGTCCCCCGGTTAAGATGTGTGACAAGGACCGCTGCGCAGTCATCGCGAAACAGCTCAACGACTTCCTGTACATGTACTATAGGGAAACTGATCTGTACACCGACAGCGAGGACAAGGAGGGATGCGTCTCCAATATACACTTCGCACAGTTCCTGTATTCTGCCAG TGAGGCGGACCTCGAAGACGTACTACTGTTGCTGCTAAGGATCGAGAACCAGATTACAACATTCCTGGGAGACACCCGCAACCCGTTCTGCGTGGATCTCCCCCCCAGCAAGTTGGCCGAGCCCCCCACAAAACACACGCTATTGAAACATCTGGCTTGTCTGTCGCCCGTCAACACGAGGAGATATCG GCCGTCAGTGTCGGACAGCCTGAGCAAGTCGGAGGAGGAGCCCTCGCTGGAGTCGGCGGAGAGCCCGGCGCCGCGGCTGCCGCCCTTCACCAACTCCGACATCGTGCTCAAGGAGTCCCTCAAGGAGGAGAAACCCTTAAACATGGCGCTCAAGTACGCGCGCTCCTAG
- the TTLL5 gene encoding tubulin polyglutamylase TTLL5 isoform X6, with protein MDPEEGCELQHKTPSDIPRVHNYSNLNRPHTSPHVSSENPNPSTSGLQTVAPNRDSMRKNEDECKDKENEGAISDWVSGGPIGSKAAVLVFRSCVLASRTPSMESTTKTIGNNTGTTILLNKAKNMAKRLVAEPHSFSVRPKTIMHDVMETFGTGNKFSTQAYVVRHVSNDEMAETEVVEEQGHEPAQHKRDIEDVLNDLSKITLKKHLNIENTTANIKPPEEPPPPPKDQKEEKKAKKSKSKNKKKNNSNNRPSSPMTLDSDDSEHLLVKEVDSVKVLDSSHMPARLLKVTYKLVNTETKLLHRLLQAHGLQEACPDSKDFNLLWSGLHPKPDVLRSLAPYQRVNHFPRSYELTRKDKLFKNIEKMQYFRGLKHFDFVPTTFLMPAEYKELCSTHYRTKGPWIVKPAASSRGRGIYIVNTPEQIPKGENVVVAKYIDKPLLIGGHKCDLRLYVCMTSIDPLLIYLYEEGLVRFATVKYDKTNKNLWNPCMHLCNYSINKYHTDYIKCDDPNAGNIGHKWTLSALLRHLRKQGRNTTALMAAIEDLVVKSILSSAQTITAAARVFVPNFFNCFELFGYDILIDEMLKPWLLEINLSPSLACESPLDARVKSALLADTLTLVGLPAVGTKLDVVNNSLKMRIGACRRVHSAENVCVTRKPTNGSGSSGPQAGAPPSVGANGAALTGEEMRLVRAVRAQYARRGGFVRIFPSQNSWQKYSQYLDPVCGVPVCSTSLNNNAPYNVVQHNYNLLVHTHVLPHFQNALVATSVTDTPQRLKRYEAVTVTSTAPAITLEQQPPPATQQHLDTRRAKDLVKHQLMDGLRLTMGEGRRAFGLFLTYVLKRISSPANELAVSHAALVLKFLKRACSTLRMPYNVKGPPVKMCDKDRCAVIAKQLNDFLYMYYRETDLYTDSEDKEGCVSNIHFAQFLYSASEADLEDVLLLLLRIENQITTFLGDTRNPFCVDLPPSKLAEPPTKHTLLKHLACLSPVNTRRYRPSVSDSLSKSEEEPSLESAESPAPRLPPFTNSDIVLKESLKEEKPLNMALKYARS; from the exons TCCACATGTATCATCAGAAAACCCGAATCCGTCTACATCGGGCCTCCAGACAGTCGCGCCAAACAGAGACAGCATGAGAAAAAATGAAGACGAATGTAAGGATAAAGAAAATGAAGGCGCCATATCTGACTGGGTGTCGGGTGGGCCCATTGGCTCTAAAGCTGCTGTTCTGGTCTTCCGATCATGTGTCCTAGCCTCTAGGACTCCTTCAATGGAGTCTACGACgaaaactataggaaataataCGGGTACAACTATATTGTTGAACAAAGCCAAGAATATGGCGAAGCGGTTAGTGGCGGAGCCTCATTCTTTCAGCGTTAGACCAAAGACTATTATGCATGATGTGATGGAAACTTTCGGGACCGGCAACAAGTTTTCGACCCAAGCGTACGTGGTGAGACACGTTAGTAACGATGAAATGGCAGAGACAGAGGTTGTTGAAGAACAGGGACATGAGCCTGCGCAACATAAAAGGGACATAGAAGACGTACTCAATGATCTTAGCAAGATTACTTTGAAGAAACATCTGAATATTGAAAACACTACAGCGAATATCAAACCACCTGAGGAACCGCCACCCCCGCCTAAAG ACCAGAAAGAAGAGAAGAAAGCTAAAAAGAGTAAAAGCaagaataagaagaagaacaaCAGCAATAATAGACCGTCGTCGCCGATGACCCTTGACAGTGATGATTCAGAACATTTGCTGGTGAAGGAAGTCGACAGTGTCAAG GTGTTGGACAGTTCTCACATGCCCGCGCGCCTCCTCAAGGTCACATACAAACTGGTTAACACTGAAACGAAGTTGTTACACCGGCTGCTCCAAGCACACGGCCTCCAGGAGGCCTGCCCGGACTCCAAAGACTTCAACTTGCTGTGGTCGGGACTCCACCCCAAGCCGGACGTGTTGAGGTCACTGGCGCCCTACCAAAGGGTCAACCATTTTccaag ATCATACGAGTTAACTCGAAAGGACAAACTATTCAAGAACATAGAGAAAATGCAATATTTCCGCGGCCTAAAGCACTTTGACTTCGTTCCCACGACGTTCCTGATGCCAGCTGAATATAAAGAGCTATGCTCCACTCATTACCGCACAAAGGGCCCGTGGATTGTAAAGCCAGCTGCTTCGAGTCGAGGGCGCGGAATTTATATCGTCAACACG CCCGAACAAATACCCAAAGGCGAGAATGTGGTAGTGGCAAAGTACATAGATAAACCTTTACTCATTGGCGGCCACAAATGTGATCTTCGACTATACGTGTGCATGACATCTATAGACCCTCTCCTCATTTACCTGTACGAGGAGGGACTCGTGAGGTTTGCCACGGTGAAATACGACAAGACGAATAAGAACTTATGGAACCCGTGCATGCACCTGTGTAACTACAGCATCAACAAATACCACACAGATTATATCAA GTGTGACGACCCTAACGCGGGTAACATCGGTCACAAGTGGACACTGTCAGCGTTACTCCGTCACCTTCGCAAGCAAGGCCGCAACACTACCGCGCTGATGGCCGCCATTGAAGATCTCGTGGTGAAGTCCATTCTGTCCTCAGCTCAGACAATCACGGCCGCCGCTAGGGTATTCGTACCAAACTTCTTCAACTGCTTCG AATTATTCGgctatgatattttaatagacGAGATGTTGAAACCATGGTTGCTGGAAATCAATTTGTCACCAAG TCTGGCGTGCGAGAGTCCGCTGGACGCGCGCGTGAAGTCGGCGCTCCTGGCCGACACGCTGACGCTGGTGGGGCTGCCGGCGGTGGGCACCAAGCTGGACGTGGTCAACAACTCGCTCAAGATGAGGATCGGCGCG TGTCGTCGCGTCCACTCAGCGGAGAACGTCTGCGTGACACGGAAGCCTACCAACGGTTCAGGATCGTCCGGGCCACAGGCCGGGGCTCCGCCCTCGGTGGGGGCCAACGGGGCCGCACTGACCGGCGAGGAGATGCGGCTGGTGCGCGCCGTGAGGGCCCAGTACGCGAGGAGAGGGGGCTTCGTCAGGATCTTCCCCAGCCAGAACTCTTGGCAGAAATACTCCCAGTATCTGG ACCCCGTGTGCGGCGTGCCCGTGTGCTCCACGTCGCTGAACAACAACGCGCCCTACAACGTGGTGCAGCACAACTACAACCTGCTCGTGCACACGCACGTGCTGCCGCACTTCCAGAACGCGCTCGTCGCCACCAGCGTCACTGACACGCCGCAACG GTTAAAACGCTACGAAGCAGTGACAGTGACATCAACCGCGCCGGCCATCACGCTAGAACAGCAGCCGCCGCCGGCGACGCAGCAGCACCTGGACACGAGGCGCGCCAAGGATCTGGTCAAACACCAGCTGATGGACGGCTTGAGGCTCAC TATGGGCGAAGGGCGACGCGCATTCGGCCTCTTCCTCACATACGTGCTGAAGCGGATATCCTCTCCCGCGAACGAGTTGGCCGTGTCTCATGCGGCGCTAGTGCTCAAGTTCCTCAAACGCGCGTGCTCGACGCTCAGAATGCCTTACAATGTAAAG GGTCCCCCGGTTAAGATGTGTGACAAGGACCGCTGCGCAGTCATCGCGAAACAGCTCAACGACTTCCTGTACATGTACTATAGGGAAACTGATCTGTACACCGACAGCGAGGACAAGGAGGGATGCGTCTCCAATATACACTTCGCACAGTTCCTGTATTCTGCCAG TGAGGCGGACCTCGAAGACGTACTACTGTTGCTGCTAAGGATCGAGAACCAGATTACAACATTCCTGGGAGACACCCGCAACCCGTTCTGCGTGGATCTCCCCCCCAGCAAGTTGGCCGAGCCCCCCACAAAACACACGCTATTGAAACATCTGGCTTGTCTGTCGCCCGTCAACACGAGGAGATATCG GCCGTCAGTGTCGGACAGCCTGAGCAAGTCGGAGGAGGAGCCCTCGCTGGAGTCGGCGGAGAGCCCGGCGCCGCGGCTGCCGCCCTTCACCAACTCCGACATCGTGCTCAAGGAGTCCCTCAAGGAGGAGAAACCCTTAAACATGGCGCTCAAGTACGCGCGCTCCTAG
- the TTLL5 gene encoding probable beta-tubulin polyglutamylase isoform X2, which produces MDPEEGCELQHKTPSDIPRVHNYSNLNRPHTSPHVSSENPNPSTSGLQTVAPNRDSMRKNEDECKDKENEGAISDWVSGGPIGSKAAVLVFRSCVLASRTPSMESTTKTIGNNTGTTILLNKAKNMAKRLVAEPHSFSVRPKTIMHDVMETFGTGNKFSTQAYVVRHVSNDEMAETEVVEEQGHEPAQHKRDIEDVLNDLSKITLKKHLNIENTTANIKPPEEPPPPPKDQKEEKKAKKSKSKNKKKNNSNNRPSSPMTLDSDDSEHLLVKEVDSVKVLDSSHMPARLLKVTYKLVNTETKLLHRLLQAHGLQEACPDSKDFNLLWSGLHPKPDVLRSLAPYQRVNHFPRSYELTRKDKLFKNIEKMQYFRGLKHFDFVPTTFLMPAEYKELCSTHYRTKGPWIVKPAASSRGRGIYIVNTPEQIPKGENVVVAKYIDKPLLIGGHKCDLRLYVCMTSIDPLLIYLYEEGLVRFATVKYDKTNKNLWNPCMHLCNYSINKYHTDYIKCDDPNAGNIGHKWTLSALLRHLRKQGRNTTALMAAIEDLVVKSILSSAQTITAAARVFVPNFFNCFELFGYDILIDEMLKPWLLEINLSPSLACESPLDARVKSALLADTLTLVGLPAVGTKLDVVNNSLKMRIGACRRVHSAENVCVTRKPTNGSGSSGPQAGAPPSVGANGAALTGEEMRLVRAVRAQYARRGGFVRIFPSQNSWQKYSQYLDPVCGVPVCSTSLNNNAPYNVVQHNYNLLVHTHVLPHFQNALVATSVTDTPQRLKRYEAVTVTSTAPAITLEQQPPPATQQHLDTRRAKDLVKHQLMDGLRLTMGEGRRAFGLFLTYVLKRISSPANELAVSHAALVLKFLKRACSTLRMPYNVKTLLNEQMCRRNLKTYRGPIFQYTTHCYYCCADDRGPPVKMCDKDRCAVIAKQLNDFLYMYYRETDLYTDSEDKEGCVSNIHFAQFLYSASEADLEDVLLLLLRIENQITTFLGDTRNPFCVDLPPSKLAEPPTKHTLLKHLACLSPVNTRRYRPSVSDSLSKSEEEPSLESAESPAPRLPPFTNSDIVLKESLKEEKPLNMALKYARS; this is translated from the exons TCCACATGTATCATCAGAAAACCCGAATCCGTCTACATCGGGCCTCCAGACAGTCGCGCCAAACAGAGACAGCATGAGAAAAAATGAAGACGAATGTAAGGATAAAGAAAATGAAGGCGCCATATCTGACTGGGTGTCGGGTGGGCCCATTGGCTCTAAAGCTGCTGTTCTGGTCTTCCGATCATGTGTCCTAGCCTCTAGGACTCCTTCAATGGAGTCTACGACgaaaactataggaaataataCGGGTACAACTATATTGTTGAACAAAGCCAAGAATATGGCGAAGCGGTTAGTGGCGGAGCCTCATTCTTTCAGCGTTAGACCAAAGACTATTATGCATGATGTGATGGAAACTTTCGGGACCGGCAACAAGTTTTCGACCCAAGCGTACGTGGTGAGACACGTTAGTAACGATGAAATGGCAGAGACAGAGGTTGTTGAAGAACAGGGACATGAGCCTGCGCAACATAAAAGGGACATAGAAGACGTACTCAATGATCTTAGCAAGATTACTTTGAAGAAACATCTGAATATTGAAAACACTACAGCGAATATCAAACCACCTGAGGAACCGCCACCCCCGCCTAAAG ACCAGAAAGAAGAGAAGAAAGCTAAAAAGAGTAAAAGCaagaataagaagaagaacaaCAGCAATAATAGACCGTCGTCGCCGATGACCCTTGACAGTGATGATTCAGAACATTTGCTGGTGAAGGAAGTCGACAGTGTCAAG GTGTTGGACAGTTCTCACATGCCCGCGCGCCTCCTCAAGGTCACATACAAACTGGTTAACACTGAAACGAAGTTGTTACACCGGCTGCTCCAAGCACACGGCCTCCAGGAGGCCTGCCCGGACTCCAAAGACTTCAACTTGCTGTGGTCGGGACTCCACCCCAAGCCGGACGTGTTGAGGTCACTGGCGCCCTACCAAAGGGTCAACCATTTTccaag ATCATACGAGTTAACTCGAAAGGACAAACTATTCAAGAACATAGAGAAAATGCAATATTTCCGCGGCCTAAAGCACTTTGACTTCGTTCCCACGACGTTCCTGATGCCAGCTGAATATAAAGAGCTATGCTCCACTCATTACCGCACAAAGGGCCCGTGGATTGTAAAGCCAGCTGCTTCGAGTCGAGGGCGCGGAATTTATATCGTCAACACG CCCGAACAAATACCCAAAGGCGAGAATGTGGTAGTGGCAAAGTACATAGATAAACCTTTACTCATTGGCGGCCACAAATGTGATCTTCGACTATACGTGTGCATGACATCTATAGACCCTCTCCTCATTTACCTGTACGAGGAGGGACTCGTGAGGTTTGCCACGGTGAAATACGACAAGACGAATAAGAACTTATGGAACCCGTGCATGCACCTGTGTAACTACAGCATCAACAAATACCACACAGATTATATCAA GTGTGACGACCCTAACGCGGGTAACATCGGTCACAAGTGGACACTGTCAGCGTTACTCCGTCACCTTCGCAAGCAAGGCCGCAACACTACCGCGCTGATGGCCGCCATTGAAGATCTCGTGGTGAAGTCCATTCTGTCCTCAGCTCAGACAATCACGGCCGCCGCTAGGGTATTCGTACCAAACTTCTTCAACTGCTTCG AATTATTCGgctatgatattttaatagacGAGATGTTGAAACCATGGTTGCTGGAAATCAATTTGTCACCAAG TCTGGCGTGCGAGAGTCCGCTGGACGCGCGCGTGAAGTCGGCGCTCCTGGCCGACACGCTGACGCTGGTGGGGCTGCCGGCGGTGGGCACCAAGCTGGACGTGGTCAACAACTCGCTCAAGATGAGGATCGGCGCG TGTCGTCGCGTCCACTCAGCGGAGAACGTCTGCGTGACACGGAAGCCTACCAACGGTTCAGGATCGTCCGGGCCACAGGCCGGGGCTCCGCCCTCGGTGGGGGCCAACGGGGCCGCACTGACCGGCGAGGAGATGCGGCTGGTGCGCGCCGTGAGGGCCCAGTACGCGAGGAGAGGGGGCTTCGTCAGGATCTTCCCCAGCCAGAACTCTTGGCAGAAATACTCCCAGTATCTGG ACCCCGTGTGCGGCGTGCCCGTGTGCTCCACGTCGCTGAACAACAACGCGCCCTACAACGTGGTGCAGCACAACTACAACCTGCTCGTGCACACGCACGTGCTGCCGCACTTCCAGAACGCGCTCGTCGCCACCAGCGTCACTGACACGCCGCAACG GTTAAAACGCTACGAAGCAGTGACAGTGACATCAACCGCGCCGGCCATCACGCTAGAACAGCAGCCGCCGCCGGCGACGCAGCAGCACCTGGACACGAGGCGCGCCAAGGATCTGGTCAAACACCAGCTGATGGACGGCTTGAGGCTCAC TATGGGCGAAGGGCGACGCGCATTCGGCCTCTTCCTCACATACGTGCTGAAGCGGATATCCTCTCCCGCGAACGAGTTGGCCGTGTCTCATGCGGCGCTAGTGCTCAAGTTCCTCAAACGCGCGTGCTCGACGCTCAGAATGCCTTACAATGTAAAG ACTTTGCTAAATGAACAAATGTGCAGAAGAAACCTTAAAACGTATAGAGGTCCAATCTTCCAGTACACTACACACTGCTATTACTGCTGCGCGGATGACAgg GGTCCCCCGGTTAAGATGTGTGACAAGGACCGCTGCGCAGTCATCGCGAAACAGCTCAACGACTTCCTGTACATGTACTATAGGGAAACTGATCTGTACACCGACAGCGAGGACAAGGAGGGATGCGTCTCCAATATACACTTCGCACAGTTCCTGTATTCTGCCAG TGAGGCGGACCTCGAAGACGTACTACTGTTGCTGCTAAGGATCGAGAACCAGATTACAACATTCCTGGGAGACACCCGCAACCCGTTCTGCGTGGATCTCCCCCCCAGCAAGTTGGCCGAGCCCCCCACAAAACACACGCTATTGAAACATCTGGCTTGTCTGTCGCCCGTCAACACGAGGAGATATCG GCCGTCAGTGTCGGACAGCCTGAGCAAGTCGGAGGAGGAGCCCTCGCTGGAGTCGGCGGAGAGCCCGGCGCCGCGGCTGCCGCCCTTCACCAACTCCGACATCGTGCTCAAGGAGTCCCTCAAGGAGGAGAAACCCTTAAACATGGCGCTCAAGTACGCGCGCTCCTAG